From Streptomyces sp. GSL17-111, one genomic window encodes:
- a CDS encoding dioxygenase family protein: MDDEDRGEQRTGARHPSRKTVLRAALAVGVAAPAVLAGGPALARTLTTRTDGTPELTPMCDDGDDPTPPQMEGPYFKPNSPRRTSLVDAGTPGTRLTVTGYVFGLACRPVSGALLDFWQADNNGAYDNVGFRFRGHQFSDAQGRFSLTTIVPGLYPGRTRHIHVKVQAPGRPILTTQLYFPGEPRNNTDSLYDPRLLMAVRSVGGGREADFDFVLNVPQDPDPSDPPTDPPGGTWKAGSAYRSGDRVTYGGSGYVCLQAHTAQVGWEPPNVPALWRAG, from the coding sequence ATGGACGACGAAGACCGCGGCGAGCAGCGGACGGGTGCCCGTCACCCGAGCCGGAAGACGGTGCTGCGCGCGGCGCTGGCGGTGGGTGTGGCCGCGCCGGCGGTGCTGGCGGGTGGGCCGGCGCTCGCCAGGACGCTGACCACGCGGACGGACGGCACCCCCGAGCTGACGCCGATGTGCGACGACGGGGACGACCCGACGCCGCCGCAGATGGAGGGGCCGTACTTCAAGCCGAACTCGCCGCGCCGGACGTCGCTGGTGGACGCGGGCACGCCGGGGACCCGGCTGACGGTGACGGGGTACGTGTTCGGGCTGGCCTGCCGTCCGGTGTCCGGGGCGCTGCTGGACTTCTGGCAGGCGGACAACAACGGCGCGTACGACAACGTGGGCTTCCGCTTCCGGGGGCACCAGTTCTCGGACGCCCAGGGCCGGTTCAGCCTGACGACGATCGTGCCGGGCCTGTATCCGGGGCGCACGCGACACATCCACGTGAAGGTGCAGGCGCCGGGCCGTCCGATCCTGACGACGCAGCTGTACTTCCCCGGGGAGCCGCGCAACAACACGGACTCCCTCTACGACCCCCGGCTGCTGATGGCCGTGCGCAGTGTGGGCGGGGGCCGGGAGGCGGACTTCGACTTCGTGCTCAACGTGCCGCAGGACCCGGACCCGAGCGATCCGCCCACGGACCCGCCCGGCGGCACGTGGAAGGCGGGCTCGGCGTACCGGTCCGGTGACCGGGTGACCTACGGCGGCTCCGGGTATGTCTGCCTCCAGGCACACACGGCGCAGGTCGGCTGGGAGCCGCCGAACGTGCCCGCCCTGTGGCGCGCGGGGTGA
- a CDS encoding DUF7848 domain-containing protein: MWGAGFRVEGGGNRASVPRPGRGLVCEYPATAAGGAGALPSRNGEGAGGGRVGGGGAVTAADGLGGRLQRLSREIEAHLAGLGKGSSRATYRFREFRIAPDGEPDAEDVTFAAQCAVCGECGRPGTDPSGARQWIVRHLSAHPEHYSYRELISRPYRAVPGAWR; the protein is encoded by the coding sequence GTGTGGGGAGCTGGATTCCGCGTTGAGGGCGGCGGGAATCGTGCTTCCGTCCCTCGGCCTGGACGTGGCCTCGTGTGCGAGTACCCCGCCACGGCCGCTGGTGGAGCTGGGGCGTTGCCGTCCCGAAACGGCGAAGGCGCTGGTGGCGGTCGTGTGGGCGGGGGTGGGGCGGTGACGGCGGCGGACGGCCTGGGCGGCCGGCTCCAGCGGCTCAGCCGGGAAATCGAGGCGCACTTGGCGGGACTGGGAAAGGGGTCGTCGCGGGCGACGTACCGGTTCCGGGAGTTCCGGATCGCGCCGGACGGGGAACCGGACGCCGAGGACGTCACCTTCGCCGCGCAGTGCGCGGTGTGCGGGGAATGCGGACGGCCCGGAACGGACCCGTCGGGGGCACGACAATGGATTGTGCGGCACCTCTCCGCACACCCCGAGCATTATTCATACCGGGAATTGATCAGTCGTCCCTATCGGGCCGTTCCGGGGGCGTGGCGGTGA
- a CDS encoding ANTAR domain-containing protein has protein sequence MSPRVSPPADFEAVFHASVSPLLVLDTELVITDVNRSYAAVTMREREELIGVPVFKAFPDNPHDPEADGMANLQDSFRRVMSARTPHTMDVQKYDIPHQASPTGFQERFWSPVNSPLLDPDGQLLGLLHHVEDVTLFHEELRRVSRAYERIDTPTARAHSAVAQRAYAHHLARRAQATRDRREIAELKAEVDQLREALHSRATIDQAMGIVQAERRCAPEDAFQVLVTLSQRTNTKLRDVAAALVRLAEDNPPGPLVPDPENG, from the coding sequence ATGTCCCCGCGCGTTTCGCCCCCGGCAGATTTCGAGGCCGTCTTCCACGCCTCGGTCTCACCGCTGCTCGTCCTCGACACCGAGCTGGTGATCACGGACGTCAACCGCTCCTACGCGGCCGTGACCATGCGCGAGCGCGAGGAACTGATCGGAGTGCCGGTCTTCAAGGCGTTCCCGGACAACCCCCACGACCCGGAGGCCGACGGCATGGCCAACCTCCAGGACTCCTTCCGCCGCGTCATGAGTGCGCGCACCCCGCACACCATGGACGTCCAGAAGTACGACATCCCCCACCAGGCCAGCCCCACCGGCTTCCAGGAGAGATTCTGGAGCCCGGTGAACAGCCCCCTCCTCGACCCGGACGGGCAGCTCCTCGGCCTCCTGCACCACGTGGAGGACGTCACCCTCTTCCACGAGGAGCTGCGGCGCGTCAGCCGCGCCTACGAACGCATCGACACCCCCACCGCCCGCGCCCACAGCGCGGTGGCCCAGCGCGCCTACGCCCACCACCTGGCCCGGCGGGCGCAGGCCACGCGCGACCGCCGCGAGATCGCGGAGCTGAAGGCGGAGGTCGACCAGCTCCGCGAGGCCCTGCACTCCCGCGCGACCATCGACCAGGCCATGGGCATCGTCCAGGCCGAACGCCGCTGCGCCCCCGAGGACGCCTTCCAGGTCCTCGTCACGCTCTCCCAGCGCACCAACACCAAGCTGCGCGACGTCGCCGCCGCCCTCGTCCGTCTCGCCGAGGACAATCCGCCCGGCCCCCTCGTACCGGACCCCGAAAACGGCTGA
- a CDS encoding DUF397 domain-containing protein has translation MNTAKELAVSWRKSSYSSSNGGNCLEVGEGIPGIVPVRDSKDPNGPALKFTATGWSAFVAGVSSDQLRA, from the coding sequence ATGAACACTGCGAAGGAACTGGCTGTCAGCTGGCGCAAGAGCAGCTACAGCAGCAGCAATGGCGGCAACTGCCTGGAGGTTGGCGAGGGCATCCCGGGAATCGTCCCCGTCCGTGACTCCAAGGACCCGAACGGCCCGGCGCTGAAGTTCACCGCCACCGGGTGGTCCGCCTTCGTGGCGGGGGTGTCGTCCGACCAGCTCCGTGCCTGA
- a CDS encoding DUF397 domain-containing protein, whose protein sequence is MTWIKSSYSTNGGNCLEAGYGHSGVIPVRDSKNPNGPVLRFAAADWSAFVNGLVSEPMQRSADCP, encoded by the coding sequence ATGACGTGGATCAAGAGCAGCTATAGCACCAACGGCGGCAACTGTCTTGAGGCGGGCTACGGCCACTCCGGGGTCATCCCTGTCCGTGACAGTAAGAACCCGAACGGCCCGGTTCTGAGGTTCGCCGCCGCCGACTGGTCCGCCTTCGTGAACGGCTTGGTCTCAGAGCCGATGCAACGCTCAGCCGACTGCCCGTAA
- a CDS encoding helix-turn-helix domain-containing protein, producing the protein MAETRTSGPVGRGGRRAVDGSAGGNGAGAANGAGDGGGPGALGRRVHRLRTARGLTQREVAEPAYTAAYISTVEAGKAQPSERALRHIAERLGTTPDELTSGRPAHLATELRLRLTEAQRVLATADPAQAASRYAAVEEDARRHGLAAERAAALVGRGQCAVEGGDLVAARGLFEAAEGLLVEAGATLPRRVPALRGRALTHLLAGELRYACYLLETALDELNASGLRDPEALVLLYTAIIAPYMDLGAHARAAQAAELALALAPEVSDPALVAQMHRGVARTLIAEGRAAEADAALVKAADAYQQLQIRTELAHCHWMRGYVFAQSGDLARAEDAYRTARDMLASRRAPLYAHQVGVELADVLHRRGKDAEAETLLRELLSGLGPERGAVHEAGAHRLLGLVAEGRDDVEGAERHYVTAMGLLERAGAAGDLADVCRLLGDLLRRTGRPEAALDAYRTGLGHRAAPGTTTLGPAPARPF; encoded by the coding sequence ATGGCAGAGACGCGAACGTCCGGCCCGGTGGGCCGAGGGGGACGGCGAGCCGTCGACGGTTCCGCCGGCGGGAACGGGGCCGGGGCCGCGAACGGGGCCGGCGACGGGGGCGGGCCGGGGGCGCTGGGGCGGCGGGTGCACCGGCTGCGGACGGCCCGGGGGCTGACGCAGCGGGAGGTCGCGGAGCCCGCGTACACGGCGGCGTACATCTCGACCGTGGAGGCGGGCAAGGCGCAGCCGTCCGAGCGGGCGCTGCGGCACATCGCCGAGCGGCTGGGCACCACGCCGGACGAGCTGACCAGCGGGCGGCCCGCCCACCTGGCCACCGAGCTGCGACTGCGGCTGACCGAGGCGCAGCGCGTCCTGGCGACGGCGGACCCGGCGCAGGCCGCGTCCCGGTACGCGGCGGTGGAGGAGGACGCCCGGCGGCACGGGCTGGCGGCCGAGCGGGCCGCCGCGCTGGTGGGGCGCGGGCAGTGCGCGGTGGAGGGCGGTGACCTGGTGGCGGCGCGCGGCCTCTTCGAGGCGGCCGAGGGGCTGCTGGTGGAGGCGGGGGCGACGTTGCCGCGCCGCGTCCCGGCGCTGCGCGGGCGGGCGTTGACGCATCTGCTGGCCGGTGAGCTGCGCTACGCCTGCTACCTGTTGGAGACGGCGCTGGACGAGCTGAACGCCTCGGGGCTGCGCGACCCGGAGGCGCTGGTGCTGCTGTACACGGCGATCATCGCGCCCTACATGGATCTGGGGGCGCACGCGCGGGCCGCGCAGGCGGCGGAGCTGGCGCTGGCGCTGGCGCCGGAGGTGTCCGATCCGGCGCTGGTGGCGCAGATGCACCGGGGCGTGGCGCGGACGCTGATCGCCGAGGGCCGGGCGGCGGAGGCGGACGCGGCGCTGGTGAAGGCGGCGGACGCCTACCAGCAGCTGCAGATCCGCACCGAGTTGGCGCACTGCCACTGGATGCGCGGGTACGTCTTCGCGCAGTCCGGCGATCTGGCGCGGGCGGAGGACGCCTACCGCACGGCGCGGGACATGCTGGCGTCGCGGCGGGCGCCGCTCTACGCGCATCAGGTGGGCGTGGAGCTGGCGGACGTGCTGCACCGCCGGGGCAAGGACGCGGAGGCCGAGACGTTGCTGCGGGAGCTGCTGTCGGGGCTCGGCCCGGAGCGCGGCGCCGTGCACGAGGCGGGCGCGCACCGGCTGCTGGGCCTGGTGGCGGAGGGACGGGACGACGTGGAGGGCGCCGAGCGGCACTACGTCACGGCGATGGGGCTGCTGGAACGGGCGGGCGCGGCCGGGGACCTGGCGGACGTCTGCCGGCTGCTGGGCGACCTGCTGCGGCGGACGGGTCGGCCGGAGGCGGCGCTGGACGCGTACCGCACCGGCCTCGGCCACCGCGCGGCCCCCGGCACGACGACGCTCGGCCCGGCCCCGGCCCGCCCGTTCTGA
- a CDS encoding adenosylcobinamide amidohydrolase, whose protein sequence is MTSSPAVPSHAPAHGAREEDGHRLPHLAWHLAPGSRVCSSAVLGGGLGARDWVLNAQVPPGYRRTDPAAHLADIAARAGLRGSGAALMTAADVDAATEAHDDGVHAVVTTGLGVRTWAASPAAGRLGAPAAGTVNIVVLLPVPLGDAALVNAVATATEAKVQALLDVGADCSGTPSDAVCVVAAPPTPGRTPEPFAGPRSRWGARLARAVHTAVLAGATPT, encoded by the coding sequence ATGACGTCCTCACCCGCCGTGCCGTCGCACGCCCCGGCGCACGGCGCGCGCGAGGAGGACGGCCACCGCCTCCCGCACCTGGCCTGGCACCTCGCCCCCGGCAGCCGCGTCTGCTCCTCCGCCGTCCTCGGCGGCGGCCTCGGCGCGCGCGACTGGGTCCTCAACGCCCAGGTCCCACCCGGCTACCGGCGCACCGACCCGGCCGCCCACCTCGCCGACATCGCCGCCCGCGCCGGACTGCGCGGCAGCGGCGCCGCCCTCATGACGGCCGCCGACGTGGACGCCGCCACCGAGGCGCACGACGACGGCGTGCACGCCGTCGTCACCACCGGGCTCGGCGTGCGCACCTGGGCCGCCTCCCCGGCCGCCGGACGGCTCGGCGCACCGGCGGCCGGGACCGTCAACATCGTCGTCCTCCTGCCCGTCCCCCTCGGCGACGCCGCGCTCGTCAACGCCGTCGCCACCGCCACGGAGGCCAAGGTGCAGGCCCTCCTGGACGTGGGCGCGGACTGCTCGGGCACCCCGTCCGACGCCGTCTGCGTCGTCGCCGCACCCCCCACCCCCGGCCGCACCCCGGAACCCTTCGCCGGCCCCCGCTCCCGCTGGGGCGCCCGCCTGGCCCGCGCCGTCCACACCGCCGTCCTCGCCGGAGCCACCCCGACGTGA
- a CDS encoding IS630 family transposase (programmed frameshift), which yields MRYPQGGGLTAERQQFREELRLKAAERFAQGEASSVIARDLRVSVRSVQRWRRTWDEGGPRALRSQGPASLPRLSEKQFAQLEVELAKGPAAHGWEDQRWTLSRVKTVIGRRFHLTYTIQGVRKLLVRNGWSCQVPARRAIERDDEAVRLGPGGVALRGRLAAVSGAWLVFEDEAGFSMTPPQAKTWSQRGRTPVVRVRGRSRRRISIAALTCYKPGHRSRLIYRPRRDDGRRDGRKSFSWRDYRDLLIAAHQQLGGPIVLVWDNLNVHKAAGLRDFADSRDWLTIYYLPPYAPDLNPVEGIWSLLRRGWLSNVAFSTPEHLVQRIRHGLRHIQYRSHLIDGCLAETGLTIRPT from the exons ATGCGGTATCCACAAGGGGGCGGGCTGACCGCCGAACGGCAGCAGTTCCGCGAGGAGTTACGGCTGAAGGCCGCCGAGAGGTTCGCCCAGGGCGAGGCGAGCTCGGTGATCGCCAGGGACCTGCGGGTCAGCGTCCGCTCGGTGCAGCGGTGGCGGCGGACGTGGGATGAGGGTGGTCCGCGGGCTCTGCGGTCACAGGGTCCGGCATCGTTGCCGAGGCTGAGCGAGAAGCAGTTCGCCCAGTTGGAGGTGGAGCTGGCCAAGGGGCCGGCCGCTCACGGCTGGGAGGACCAGCGCTGGACCCTGAGCCGGGTGAAGACGGTGATCGGTCGACGCTTCCACCTGACCTACACGATCCAGGGCGTGCGCAAGCTCCTGGTGCGCAACGGCTGGTCCTGCCAGGTCCCGGCCCGCCGCGCCATCGAGCGGGACGACGAGGCGGTG CGGTTGGGCCCGGGAGGTGTGGCCCTGCGCGGAAGACTCGCGGCGGTGAGTGGAGCATGGCTCGTCTTCGAGGACGAAGCCGGATTCTCCATGACGCCGCCGCAGGCGAAGACCTGGTCACAGCGCGGCCGGACCCCGGTGGTGCGGGTCCGCGGCCGTTCCCGCAGGCGGATATCGATCGCCGCGCTGACCTGCTACAAACCCGGCCACCGGTCCCGGCTGATCTACCGGCCGCGCCGGGACGACGGCCGACGCGACGGACGTAAGAGCTTCTCCTGGCGCGACTACCGGGACCTGCTGATCGCCGCCCACCAGCAGCTCGGCGGCCCGATCGTCCTGGTCTGGGACAACCTCAACGTCCACAAGGCCGCCGGCCTGCGGGATTTCGCCGACTCCCGGGACTGGCTGACGATCTACTACCTGCCGCCCTACGCACCCGACCTCAACCCCGTCGAGGGGATCTGGTCCCTTCTGCGACGCGGCTGGCTCTCCAACGTCGCCTTCTCCACCCCCGAACACCTCGTCCAGCGCATCCGACACGGCCTACGCCACATCCAATACCGCAGCCACCTCATAGACGGCTGCCTCGCCGAGACCGGCCTGACCATCAGACCCACCTGA
- a CDS encoding helix-turn-helix transcriptional regulator: MHRLAVPMPNVLPFAVGTFDSIGPMSRAAFPHRHTFYEIVHVTAGSGRHVIDLTPWELRPPHLGVIVPGQVHHWEDVVGLEGSVVLFTEDFLLDHPGDREVLRRAGERPWLALDAAEDARTGRLLAELDAEYRGGAEGFASVLAALLHVLVTRVGRLTASEVPGAAAPERAGVGRPGGVAAEFVRLVGRGEPELWSVRVCADRIGVTSGYLAEAVKAATGRTPGGLVREARVREAKRLLARTDLTVRQVAARVGLADAAYFCRFFRRETGISPGDFRRGADLHHDHRIESIAPPGRSA; the protein is encoded by the coding sequence ATGCACCGGCTGGCGGTGCCGATGCCGAACGTCCTCCCCTTCGCGGTGGGGACGTTCGACTCGATCGGTCCGATGTCGCGGGCGGCGTTCCCGCACCGGCACACGTTCTACGAGATCGTGCACGTCACCGCGGGGTCGGGGCGGCACGTCATCGACCTGACGCCGTGGGAGCTGCGTCCGCCGCACCTGGGGGTGATCGTGCCGGGGCAGGTGCACCACTGGGAGGACGTGGTGGGGCTGGAGGGTTCGGTGGTGCTGTTCACCGAGGACTTCCTGCTGGACCACCCCGGGGACCGGGAGGTGCTGCGGCGCGCGGGTGAGCGGCCCTGGCTGGCGCTGGACGCGGCGGAGGACGCGCGCACGGGGCGGCTGCTGGCCGAGCTGGACGCGGAGTACCGGGGCGGCGCGGAGGGGTTCGCGAGTGTGCTGGCGGCGTTGCTGCACGTGCTGGTGACGCGGGTGGGGCGGCTGACCGCTTCCGAGGTGCCCGGGGCGGCGGCCCCGGAGCGGGCGGGAGTAGGACGCCCGGGCGGGGTGGCGGCGGAGTTCGTGCGGCTGGTGGGGCGCGGGGAGCCGGAGCTGTGGTCGGTGCGGGTCTGCGCGGACCGGATCGGCGTCACGTCCGGCTACCTGGCGGAGGCGGTGAAGGCGGCGACGGGCCGGACGCCGGGCGGGTTGGTGCGGGAGGCGCGCGTCCGCGAGGCGAAGCGGCTGCTGGCCCGCACGGACCTGACCGTGCGGCAGGTGGCGGCGCGGGTGGGGCTGGCGGACGCGGCGTACTTCTGCCGGTTCTTCCGGCGGGAGACGGGGATCAGCCCGGGTGACTTCCGGCGGGGCGCCGATTTGCACCACGACCACCGGATCGAGTCCATCGCCCCGCCGGGGCGCTCTGCGTAG
- a CDS encoding helix-turn-helix domain-containing protein codes for MAVEIEGPDPSSSMLAFFGSELRRLRTEAGLSQGETAKRAHTTQSMISKLEAAQRVPSEELTRDLDTALHTDGHLTRLHPLVLRYAYPTWFLPYVELERDATSIKTFESQVVPGLLQTEDYARPLLASGRPDNLDDLVAARLSRQPILEEDDRPRAWFVLDEQVLRRPIGGHQVMVRQLERLLAAGEEPRTVIQVVPERVAAHPGVEGAFTVLSLDESPDVLYVDGFSQGRIGLEARELSHARHAYDLLRALALSHEDSAELIRTYIVRYRTR; via the coding sequence ATGGCAGTTGAAATCGAAGGGCCGGACCCTTCGTCGTCCATGCTCGCCTTCTTCGGCTCCGAGCTCCGCCGCCTCCGGACCGAAGCGGGCCTCTCCCAAGGCGAGACCGCGAAGCGCGCCCACACCACCCAGTCGATGATCAGCAAACTGGAGGCCGCCCAGCGCGTACCGTCCGAGGAGCTGACGCGGGACCTCGACACCGCCCTCCACACCGACGGCCACCTCACCCGCCTCCACCCCCTCGTCCTCCGCTACGCCTACCCGACCTGGTTCCTCCCGTACGTCGAACTGGAGCGGGACGCGACGTCGATCAAGACGTTCGAGAGCCAAGTCGTCCCAGGACTGCTCCAGACAGAGGACTACGCACGACCACTGCTGGCAAGCGGCCGCCCGGACAACCTGGACGACCTCGTAGCGGCCCGCCTGAGCCGTCAGCCGATCCTGGAGGAAGATGATCGACCCCGCGCCTGGTTCGTCCTCGACGAGCAGGTCCTCCGGCGCCCCATCGGCGGCCATCAGGTCATGGTGAGGCAGCTTGAACGGCTGCTCGCGGCAGGGGAGGAGCCGAGGACAGTCATTCAGGTGGTGCCCGAACGTGTGGCCGCGCACCCAGGAGTGGAAGGAGCCTTCACGGTGCTCAGCCTTGATGAGTCACCGGACGTTCTCTACGTTGACGGCTTCTCGCAAGGGCGAATTGGGCTGGAAGCACGCGAACTCTCGCACGCCCGACACGCCTATGATCTGCTCAGGGCCCTGGCCCTGTCGCACGAGGATTCTGCCGAGCTGATCCGTACTTACATCGTGAGGTACCGAACCAGATGA
- a CDS encoding ArsR/SmtB family transcription factor, translating into MAVQLLVETADLLKCRFARSPLWETVAAVRTLADPRRQAYHQPWLRKLRPELDEEQLAPLLALLPRAGYTPDFLTPPPTGPLAEIEDELARVARTPLTHVRRELHRCLHGAERATPPLPEIAERLLADPARTLARLVTLIRSCWNWLIAPQWPQLRDLLDADIAVRSRQLAEGGLLRTLTELHPTLTWNELGALHIAAPHQTRHPLGGQGLLLLPSAFVWPALTVVVEAPWQPTLIYPARGVGDLWHPSPRPSAPRSLQRLIGRTRAGVLTSLRRPASTSSLARDLGLSPATVSGHLTALRDADLVTRYRVGRTVYYVSSPLGTALTGLPPTHPTPPDTHS; encoded by the coding sequence ATGGCGGTGCAGCTGCTCGTGGAGACGGCCGACCTGCTGAAGTGCCGCTTCGCGCGCTCCCCCCTGTGGGAGACCGTCGCCGCCGTACGGACCCTCGCCGACCCCCGCCGCCAGGCCTACCACCAGCCCTGGCTGAGGAAGCTGCGGCCCGAGCTCGACGAGGAGCAACTCGCCCCGCTGCTGGCCCTCCTGCCCCGCGCCGGGTACACACCGGACTTCCTCACCCCGCCCCCGACCGGCCCGCTCGCGGAGATCGAGGACGAGCTGGCCCGGGTGGCGCGGACCCCCCTCACCCACGTGCGGCGGGAACTCCACCGCTGCCTCCACGGGGCCGAACGCGCGACGCCTCCCCTCCCCGAGATCGCCGAACGTCTCCTCGCCGACCCCGCCCGCACGCTCGCCCGGCTCGTCACGCTCATCCGCAGCTGCTGGAACTGGCTCATCGCCCCGCAGTGGCCCCAGCTCCGGGACCTGCTCGACGCGGACATCGCCGTCAGGTCCCGTCAACTGGCCGAGGGCGGACTCCTGCGCACACTCACCGAGTTACACCCCACCCTCACCTGGAACGAACTCGGCGCGCTCCACATCGCCGCGCCCCACCAGACCCGCCACCCCCTCGGCGGCCAGGGCCTCCTGCTCCTGCCGAGCGCCTTCGTGTGGCCGGCGCTCACGGTGGTCGTCGAAGCGCCCTGGCAGCCGACCCTGATCTACCCCGCGCGCGGAGTCGGGGACCTCTGGCACCCCTCGCCCCGCCCGTCGGCCCCCCGCAGCCTCCAGCGCCTCATCGGACGGACCCGCGCCGGCGTGCTGACCAGCCTGCGCCGGCCCGCCTCGACCAGCTCCCTGGCCCGCGACCTCGGCCTGAGCCCCGCCACCGTCTCCGGACACCTCACCGCGCTCCGCGACGCGGACCTGGTGACGCGCTACCGCGTGGGCCGCACGGTGTACTACGTGTCCTCCCCGCTGGGCACGGCACTGACCGGCCTGCCACCCACCCACCCGACACCGCCGGACACCCACAGCTGA